atatttattttggttttgacTTGCCGGATTTCTATTTTTGAAATGGATGCTTTCACCAATTGCCCGGGATTCTGTCCCTCATGCGGCTCCATTCTTCCCGAGCTGCAAGTCAAGGGCAATGTGACTTGCCACAATTGCAGAGAGGAGTTTCAAGCGGATGGTAAAACTAGAACTAATACCTTTTTTTAAAGATCATCATGTATTATATCGATTTTATAATAGTTTACAGCGGCGAGAAATCTGAGTTTACTATCCATTTCAACACATACGATGCCAAGAAGTTGTTGAACAGAACCAAACATGAATCGGAATCGGAGGCGGATGGACCCGTGGTGGAGAGGAAGTGTCCCAAGTGCAACCACGACAAGATGTCCTATGCCACCCTGCAACTCCGATCGGCGGACGAGGGACAGACTGTGTTCTTCACCTGCCTCAAGTGCAAGTAGGTATCCTAACAACCCTTACTTCCTCAATTAATCATATATTTCCTCTTTGCAGATTCAAAGAATCAGAAAACTCCTAGATGCTAGCAATACCTGTGTAAATAGTCTTTTAACTAGTGAAAGTAATCGTGTTCGACGGCctgaaaaatatatagatcatacaaatttttattataaccAAGCAGTTTCAATCTGGCAGAAGGAACCCACCTCGCTGGCCTTAAGTCTGTTTTTGGGATTGTAAACCACCAGATTTGACACCAGATTGATCTCCACCGCATGTGTGCAGCTGGGGAACAAGTTATCCCAGTGAATGCCCACGGAATTGGGAAAGCTACAAGGAGATATagaaaattatgttttaagaGATCCATTCCAGAGGTCAGTACTCACCGTATCTTGCTGTAATCCGGCAGGGAGGTCAACTCTGGCCACTGATTCAAACGTGGACTGCCCAAGGTGCGGATGATAATGGCCAGCTGCTCAATGTCGGTGGTTCCTGCAAACAGAGGCACTCCTCGCAGCATCTCAGCCACCACGCAACCTAGGTTAAGGAGGAACATTCACATTATTAAGAAAATTGGGAATCTACATAACAATTTTGAAATCATGCATTGTATCTCTAATTCTTCGAACGGAGGATAAGTTATAGTTTGTCTAACAAGTAAAATTATTCAGAAATATCTAAAAATGTATCTTCCCAGTTTTAGTTCTTAAAGTAAACCCTTTAAAAATCATAATATCTACCTGCTGCCCACATATCAACTCCGGTTCCGTACTTCTGGCTGCCCCAGAGAATCTCCGGAGCCCGGTACCACCGCGTGGACACCTGAGGCGAGTAAAGTCGCGATTCCTCTTCGGGAAAGTACAGACGGGCCAGTCCAAAGTCGGCGATCTTGAGCATATCCGTGTCGCTGATTAGCAGGTTGGCCGGCTTGATGTCCCGGTGCATGAGACCCGCATCGTGGAGATAGGCAATGCCCTTGAACATTTGATGGGCGAACTTTCGCACCTGCTGCCGGCTCAGGGGATTCACCTCGCTCTTGAGCCGATTGTACAGGGTGTCCGGCTGGTATTCCAGCACTAAAGAAAGCCCGGTCAGGTCAGGATATATATCGATAATGCCCAGAATCTGCAAATAAACAGGTTACTAATGGATTACTTAACTTCTATAAGGTTAACTCACATATTCCGACTTGCAGAGCTGGAGGGTTTTGATTTCCCTCAGTGTATTCAAAGCAATATTTCCGAATTTGTTCTTCAGGGCCACCTTTTTGATGGCCACCTCCTTGTTGCGCTGCAAATCGATGGCCTTAAACACGCAGCCATGGACACCTTCCCCGATTTTCTCGAGCATTTTATAACGACTTGGCGCATAGTCCTCCATTATGGGTACTGACAATTTTCTATTTGGTAATTGGCCGAGGTGGTTCTCGTTTTGTAGCCCATGGTAACGGTCATAACAATGGACGCAGGACCAGCTGACAGAGCCACCTGTTGCAGGATGTGTTTACAAACGACGTAGTTTCGGGGGATCCACGGGGGTTGGAAAGCCTAGGCCAAGGCGGAGCTGTCACAGCTTTCGGATTGAGGACATGCGCACTGCCCTCCTCGAATTCCTCCTGTCAGCCAAGTGTCAAGTCAGGGGGATACATAATTTTTCGGACCCTCGCACTGCAAAAGTTCTTCGTTCTCCGAGAGTTGAATTAAATTTGGTGTGTAAAATGCCATCGGTAGTTAAATAAAATCTAGCTACAGGACTAACAAAGCTGGTATGTGTGACTTTCCatttaaaaagatattttaaacGAGTTTAAACACCTAAAGAAGTGCCTGGTTGAGAATCCTCCTTCGCCATAACTAAGATAATAAATAATGCAGGGCTGCCTTCCTTAATCATGAAATGGCTTTATAATTACCCAGCAATGTGCCAGCATGGGCTGCAGCAATTTGAAGCAATTTCGCTGGCCTGGCCTTAGCCTTGCCCCACCTGTCCTGTGAAATTGCATGCGAGCCCCCACAAGCACAGCCCTAAAGCCCTAAAATACACGCCCATTGGGCGCAGCCTTGCCTCGCCAGCCTTGGCAACTCACCTGTGCAACCACCACCCACCCGCAGGCACCACCCACAACTCACCACCAAGTTCACGTCCTCGATATGTATGCCCTATTCACATTTAGAATCGTTTTGCAGCCCACGCGGTAAACATGTTCTGGCCAAGTTGGACTCCATTCGCCAGCCTGGTGTTCCTGATCCTTTGGAGCACCGCCTGGGGCAGGACGGCCAAGAGATCGGACGTCTATATAGCGGGATTCTTCCCATACGGCGATGGCGTGGAGAACTCCTACACAGGGCGAGGGGTCATGCCCAGCGTTAAGCTCGCTCTGGGCCACGTTAACGAGCACGGGAAGATCCTGGCCAACTACAGGCTGCACATGTGGTGGAACGACACCCAGGTGAGTTTAAAGGACAAGCCTTTCAGGAGTTATCACTATGTTAAGtagaatataatattatttattaaacatttgtttctcggatatttttaattggttAAAAATTATTAGTATGAAACCGTAATACGACAATGGTAATAAAATTGTACTCAATCAAGTTTCGTTGTAATTTAGATTACAAAAAAATAGTTTCGAATAATATACGATTTTTCATAATAGCTTATCTATCTTATATACCTTTAATCCATCaagattaaaatttttttcatacacttggaatttatacacttgtttaattttaaacataaaatatatatattaaaaaaaaaatattataaaatttttaattttaaattaaaatcaaattatatCCTTGTTTTCGCACTTTCCTTAGTTTTTATAAAGCAACTTTACAATCTTCCCTTTTCAGTGCAATGCTGCCGTGGGCGTGAAGTCCTTCTTCGACATGATGCACTCGGGTCCCAACAAAGTAATGCTCTTTGGAGCGGCCTGCACCCACGTGACCGATCCCATTGCCAAGGCCAGCAAGCACTGGCACCTCACCCAGCTGAGCTATGCGGACACCCATCCCATGTTCACCAAGGATGCCTTTCCAAATTTCTTCCGGGTGGTTCCCTCAGAGAATGCCTTCAATGCACCCCGATTGGCCCTGCTCAAGGAGTTCAATTGGACCCGAGTGGGCACTGTTTACCAGAATGAACCTCGCTATTCGCTGCCCCACAACCATATGGTGGCTGATTTGGACACCAtggaggtggaggtggtggAGACGCAAAGTTTCGTCAACGATGTGGCTGAATCCCTGAAGAAACTTCGCGAGAAGGACGTCAGGATCATCCTGGGCAACTTCAACGAGCACTTTGCTCGAAAAGCCTTCTGCGAGGCTTACAAGTAGgttctcttttttttctctcttaaaaaaatattataaatatattcctACAGATTGGACATGTATGGTAGGGCTTACCAGTGGCTGATCATGGCCACATATTCCACAGATTGGTGGAACGTCACCCAGGACAGCGAGTGCAGTGTGGAGGAGATTGCCACAGCCTTGGAGGGTGCCATTTTGGTGGATCTTCTTCCCCTGTCCACCAGTGGCGATATCACAGTGGCCGGCATTGTAAGTATCTAAACTTTCAAATCACTTCTTTAAGAACCTTTCTAATATAACATCTATAATATTTTCAGACTGCAGATGAGTATCTGGTGGAATACGATAGACTGCGAGGCACTGAATATTCCCGCTTTCATGGCTATACCTACGATGGAATCTGGGCAGCTGCTCTGGCCATTCAGTATGTCGCCGAAAAGCGCGAGGATCTGCTAACGCATTTCGATTATCGAGTCAAGGATTGGGAAAGTGTGTTCCTCGAGGCTTTGCGAAATACCTCCTTCGAGGGTGTGACGGTAAATTAACTTTCAGATTCAAATACACATCaagttataatatataaactaTATCATTTAGGGTCCTGTGCGTTTCTACAACAACGAACGCAAGGCCAACATTTTGATCAACCAGTTCCAATTAGGTCAAATGGAAAAGATTGGGGAATACCATTCACAAAAGTCCCACCTGGACTTGAGTTTGGGCAAACCAGTTAAATGGGTGGGGAAAACTCCGCCCAAGGACCGAACTCTGATCTACATAGAACACAGTCAGGTGAACCCAACCATATACATTGTATCGGCTAGTGCTTCGGTTATTGGAGTGATCATTGCAACAGTTTTTCTGGCCTTTAACATCAAGTATCGCAATCAAAGGTGAgttgatttattatttatatctttcttttattaaaatactCAAATTATTTTCAGATACATCAAGATGTCCAGTCCTCATCTGAACAATCTGATAATTGTGGGCTGTATGATGACCTATCTGAGCATAATTTTCCTGGGCCTGGATACCACCTTAAGCAGCGTGGCAGCTTTCCCCTACATTTGCACAGCTCGAGCTTGGATTTTGATGGCTGGATTTAGTCTCAGTTTTGGAGCCATGTTCTCGAAGACCTGGCGGGTTCATTCCATCTTTACCGATCTTAAACTAAACAAGAAAGTGATCAAGGACTATCAATTGTTTATGGTTGTGGGCGTGCTTTTAGCCATTGATATAGCCATCATTACCACCTGGCAAATTGCAGATCCCTTCTACCGAGAgaccaagcaattggagcccCTGGTGAGTGGATtgatttcaaatattttgtattgaagtatttaaaattattcttTTCCACAGCATCATGAGAATATTGATGATGTTCTGGTGATACCCGAGAACGAATACTGCCAGTCGGAGCACATGACCATATTTGTTAGCATTATTTATGCGTACAAGGGCCTGTTATTAGTGAGTTATTGATCAGGATTATCTTTGTGCTGTattgtatttatattattCTATTTTTCCCCAAGGTCTTTGGCGCCTTTTTGGCCTGGGAAACCAGACATGTATCCATTCCCGCCTTGAACGACTCCAAGCATATTGGCTTCTCCGTTTACAATGTGTTCATCACCTGCCTGGCCGGAGCGGCCATATCCCTGGTGCTATCGGACCGCAAGGATTTAGTTTTTGTCTTACTCTcgttttttatcattttttgtacGACAGCCACTTTGTGTTTGGTGTTCGTACCGAAAGTAAGACTGGTAGTAAGGAAGTTTTGTAGTTTTTGTAGCTGTTATATGTTACATATACTCGTGCAATATGAATGTTGTTTGAAGGCGGTGATCTACCGATCGGTTTTAGTTAGAGCATTCCGACTGATCGGACCTCACCGCCCACTGAGCTGATTATTCGTCTAGCGCTGAATACACCTTGATACAGAAACAACATGTACTCGAAATTTCAAAACTGTTCCTCAAATGCTATATAACACTACAGACTAACTATAAACTTGAACTATTTAGAAACCATCCAATGAAACAGCAAGGTCGTAGAAAGAGCCTATGTCCTTGCTGTTGGGATACTTTAGACTGTCCTATCTCACTGTCCGTAGAGTTGATCCTTCCTAAATGTTGACCCAATACCATTATTGTTGATTAACATTCATGCGAATCGTTTTGCAGTTAGTGGAGCTGAAGAGGAATCCCCAGGGAGTGGTCGACAAGCGGGTGAGGGCCACCTTGAGGCCCATGTCCAAGAACGGACGTCGGGACTCCTCGGTCTGCGAACTCGAGCAGCGATTGCGGGATGTTAAGAACACGAACTGCCGTTTCCGGAAGGCCCTGATGGAGAAGGAGAATGAACTGCAGGCCCTAATCCGAAAACTGGGACCCGAGGCCCGCAAGTGGATCGATGGAGTGACCTGCACAGGCGGCTCCACTGTGGGCAGTGAACTAGAGCCCATCCTGAGCGATGATATTGTGAGGCTATCGGCTCCACCGGTGCGACGGGAGATGCCCAGCACAACAGGTGAGTGGCTGGAGTGGGGGACCGCCTAGATATGTTCATGCATTGCAACCCCTTTGTCATAGAAGTTACCGAGATGACGTCCGTGGACAGTGTGACCTCGACCCATGTGGAAATGGACAACTCCTTTGTCTCCGTGCAGTCCACAGTGGTGGCACCATCGCTTCCTCCGTAAGTCTAACATATATTCAATGTTTTtgaaatacttaaaaaaaattgatatatCTTAAACAGCAAAAAGAAAAAGCAATCCATTGTGGAGCACCACTCGCATGCCCCTGCTCCCACCATGATGCAGCCCATccagcagcaactgcagcagcatcTGCAACAGCATCAGCaaatgcagcagcaacaccaacagcagcagcaacagcagcagcaacagcaacaccagcagatgcaacagcaacaacagcagcagcaacagcagcagcagcatcaccagcagcaacatcaccGCCATCTGGAGAAGAGGAACTCGGTGTCGGCCCAGACTGATGAGAATATCGGAAGCATCACCAGTACGGCGGGCAAGCGGAGCACCGGCGACTGCTCCAGCATGCGGGAACGACGTCAGTCCACCGCCTCGAGGCACTACGACAGCGGCAGCCAGACGCCCACCGCCCGGCCCAAGTACAGCAGCTCGCACAGGAACTCCTCCACCAACATCTCCACCTCGCAGTCGGAGCTGAGCAACATGTGTCCCCACTCCAAGCCCAGCACGCCGGCTGTGATTAAGAGTAAGTCAAATGCAGTGTTGCAGTATTACCCCCAACAAATTATAAGAGATATTTCTATAAAAATTAGATTAATATCTTAAAAGATAGGGGAAAGTAGGAAAAGAAAGTTTAAAGTAggtaatatattttaaaacaatgaATTTAagtgaaaatatattttccatgGGTGAACGTGAATTGAGTTTCGCAAGACACAcacaaataaaatttatttcttggatatcgaaaaatgggaaaatttttcttaataataaaaaaattcgtaacttaagatagtttaatatttcaaaaaaaagAACATATTTACGTTACTAGTTTTTCTGACGTATATTTTAAACGGCTAAGTGCATCTTTAATGTTATAGCCATTGAGATTTGCTATTAAATCcatttgttattaaatttatatatttttccctTTATTCCCATGTTCTTATTAGgcttaaatatgaaaatataaaacttaaaaagtaTAGTTAATTTAGGGATCACAATTTTGGTAATCCAATATGAAGATATTTCCATTGGCTaatgtatttattaaataGTGAGACAATTTTAGAAAACATACAGTGTAAGGGTGAGATCTCTTAGAGAAAGTGATTTTGAAAATAGTgtacttaaatataaatatgcaTCTTTGACTTAATCCTGACTAATATCTCTTATTTGCCCAACAGCTCCCACTGCCTCGGACCACCGCCGCACCAGCATGGGCGCCGCTCTGAAGTCCAACTTCGTGGTGTCGCAGAGCGACCTCTGGGACACCCACACGCTGTCGCACGCCAAGCAGCGCCAGTCGCCGCGAAACTATGCCAGTCCGCAGCGCTGCGCGGAGCACCATGGCGGCCACGGGATGGCCTATGACCCCAACACCACCTCGCCCATTCAGCGGTCCGTCTCGGAGAAGAACCGCAACAAGCACCGCCCAAAGCCGCAGAAGGGCACCGTGTGCCAGAGCGAGACGGACAGCGAGCGGGAGCGGGATCCGCCACCCAGCAGCCAGCCGTGCGTCCAGCCGCGCAAGGTCAGCCGGAGCTCCAACATCCAGCATGCCGCCCACCACCACAGTTCGCCCAATGTGGCACCGGACAAGCAGCGGAGCAGGCAGCGCGGCAAGCAGGAGAGCACCATCTATGGCGCCAGCAGCGAAACGGAACTGCTCGAGGGCGAGACGGCCATCCTGCCCATCTTCCGGAAACTCCTCACCGAGAAGAGCCCCAACTACCGGGGACGCAGTGCCGTCGGCCAGAGCTGTCCGAATATATCCATAAAATGCGATATCGTCGAGTACTTGTAGGCGGCGCGAGGGATAGGATTGGATTAGGATGCATTATGTAGTCGAACTCCTATTGTTAGATCCAGTTGCAGTGTAAagatttcctttgtttttccGCGTTATGCATCTACATACTATGTGAGGCAGGACACACACACCATTTAGAGAACTAGTAGCAATGACTTGAGATAGTTGAGaaataaattacaatttaaataaatcataCAACTGGGTGTGTTTTGATTAAGGTGATTTCAACTAAAAAATCTAGGGTAATGCAGGCtgcaaaaaattaatattaatatgatataatatataaaaatcaaagatcACATAGTTCACTGTGTACAAGCAGATACGGCAACTGTAATTTATTTGAATGTGCAAATGTTTATGAATGTTATGTTGATGAGTTATCTATTGCAGAGCGATACGCCGGAAATGATTGTTGAGAGGACCCTCGTCAGAGTAGCCGGCAATCTCCTGTGGTATAATGCCCGACTCCTCGATCGAGGTGCATGGCCGGCACATGCACTCCAGCGGAGCCTTGGTCAGGACCTTCTTGAACTTCCGCTCGCCGGGCTTCACTTTCGGACAGAAAAGCGAGACGGCTGCCTCCCGTTCGCCGGACTCCTGGCAGCACATGCAGGAGCGCTCCATCTGCCAGATCTTACTGCCCGAAACCTGGAGTTTTCATGTTAAgagatatattttataaggaatttaaatatataaaacccACCTGAATGTAACTGGCACAGCGACCCAcgcaggcaaatgagggaaTCGGCTTCGGCACACATCCGGGATACTGAAGGACATGAATGACGGGGGTCACCTGGCAATCGTCGCCAAGATGCGGAATATCTGGAATGGAAAAGGAATCCTTCAGAGTAACTACagaaactaaaatatataatcccCCATACCATTATCCGTGGCAGCCACAGAAGTATCTGCCTGAGCCGTGCACAGTTTCAGGATGCTGACCAGGACGCAGTAGAGCAGGATCAGGACGAAGACCTTGTTGTTCTCGTGGCGGAGCAGGTGGCGCAGCATCTCGTCGGCCCGACTGCGTGTGTCCCTTCTCGTGGAATGGAAAGCGCCACTTGCAGCCGGAGGGCTTTTATAGACCGACTTGGCCAGCGGACATGGCCATAATGGCCGACGCTCTAGACTGCGTGAATTATGGCCTAATAAAGCAAGCGCCATCCAAACCTTTTTGCCTAGTAATTGCGTACACGAAAAGGGCATTTCACCCCGCAGCGCATGACCACGGCAATCTCTTTATTTCCCCACAACTTATTAGCTAATCAGAGCCAGGCCAAAAGGCTGGCCACCACAGCCAGTAGCAGGACCAACATGTAAGTTGCTCCCTGGACGGATCCGGCATTCCTTCTCTCCAGATATTGAACCAAACCGGCCAGACGACCCTCGGCCCAGACTATGTTTTCGTTCACCGATTTTAGGGACTTCAAGAGCACCAAGGCCGCCGATTCCCCAAAGAGCTGGTGGTTGCCATCGTAGAACTCGTGGAACAACTTCAGCTGCTGCCTGGTGGTGAAGTACTCCGCCATGTCGGTGATCACCTCTGCCGTGTCCGCCCAACTTTGGAAGCTAAAATGAATGTATGTTAATAGCTAAATTAAACTAAGAAATGGATCACAAAGGGGTTCACAGAGATCAATTCACATAGGCGTTTTATAACATAAATTAAAGTGGCTATGAAAatgaattgtttttaaattgactTTTCTCCGAGACAcgttattttaatttaaatgggCAAAACATTAATACTTCCAATTAAAAAGTTATGTTATAACATATCGAAACTCTTAGCATGCTCTCAAGTTTCCAGATTTAAGGTTACTTACTCATAAGCCAGGACCACAATGTTCGCTGTTATCATTTCAAAAATGGGCTGGACCAATTCGGGGTTCTGCTCATACAACCGGGCTATTCCAATTTTCTTTTGCTCCACACTTTCGGGACCCGAGATGATCATCTTGTAGTAATGGGTTTCGTAGTCTGTCGTGCAGCTGGCTGCAGACCAGAGCAACTTCCTCTCGCTGGGACGCGTTTCCAAGTAATACCGACCCCAAACCGTGGTGTATGAATTGAAGTCACTGCTGCTGGCTGCACAATAGAAGGTTTCCCTGTAGTCCGGCGATGGTTGTTCCGAAGATGTTACAAACTTGACGTTAACCTTGTTTCTGCATCCGCTGACCTGGTATCTGCACAGCCACTTGACCAGCTTGTTCCGATTGGCCACATCCAGTGGAGTATCCTGtgcactccactccactcccAATTTCTCAAACACAGACTTTGTGATATCGGAGAGGTAATTACGGAAGCTGGGCAGCTGTTCTGGGGTCAGTCGCTTTGCCACTCTGTTCAGGTTTTCATAGACGGCATACCAGGGTACGTAGTCCACCTCCTTACTCAGGTACTCCAGGAACTGAAAGACTTCCTCGTATTCCATATACCAAACATAGGCGAAATTGAAGAGATCATCAATGAGTTGAGCCCGGTTCTCAACGGGAATGCCACTGTGATTTGATGCGGATAAGGCCAACCGAAGACCTTCTCTCAAGGTATAATCATAGAACACCCGTTGGTAGTTCGACTGCCTCAAGTTAAGCAAGAACCACTCAATAGGTTCATCAAAATGAATGAACTGGAAGCTTTCGTTCTTGTGAATGTACTTAGATGGCGTCAGGTTATAGAAATTGGGTGCCAGATTGGTGGTATAAGTTAAGGGCACAGTGTACTTCAGTCCACCTCTACTGCCATCTGTGTAATCCAGAAGGAATCGATCCTGTTGCACGGTGACGAACAAGTGTCCAGGCGATAACCTCACTGTTAACATGGGAAAGCCCTCCTGTTCCGTGTAATCGTAAAAAAATTGTTCCACATCCACTTCCTGATTCGCTGGCCAGTTCTCGGAAAGGTGGTATAATAAGTTATTGGGTATAGTGTTGCCCAAGTGGCTGTAAACAGAAAAACCCAATTATTCTTCATCTTAAAAACTGTGAGTTTAAAGATAATTGAATTATGACTTTATGGATATGACCCATTTAAGATAACCCTTTTGGTTTTAATACCAATAACTCACTATTGCTTTAGGTAATTCTGGATGGCCCTATCGAAGTTCTGCTCCCCCATGATATTTCGCCACATTCTCAGGATGCAGGCTCCTTTGGCATAGGCAATCCCGCTGAATTTGTATGCAATCTCAGAAGGCGTTTGGATATCCGATTCCAGACTCGTCAGGGGCTGAGTGCTGTTTCGGGCATCCGTGGCAAAGATCAGGTGCATTTGCCGCACCACAAACTGCTCGTCCAGGTGATACTCGGGATATAGCTGAAGAGATGTAGCTACATTTACAGTTTTGTGAATATATAGAGGTGTTATTACTAACCTGGTGTGCCATAAAGTACTCGTAGTAGCGGGCAAATGCCTCATTTAGCCAGAAGTAGCTCCACCAGGAGAAGGTCACGCTGTCCCCGAACCACATGTGCGACGTCTCGTGGGCAATGATACGAATGGCGAACTCCTTGTCCGACCAATCGTCTGAGTAACCAGCTTCCTGGATCAGAACCTCATCGCTATTGGTgaacaaattaaatacaatttgatTTATAGATTTAAACGCCATGTTTTAACCAAGGAtccaattattattaaaaaatgaatcACCTGTAGATGATAAGACCCCAGTTCTCCATGCCGTTGTGTGGAAACCTGGGAGAACTGGCATATTGAAGCACCTCGTTTCCCAGCTCTGCATATGGAATCCGGAACAAATCCCCGTAGGCTGGAATGACCCTCTGACCCACTTGGTGGCTGAACTCCGTGTGGTTGTAGAACTCCGGGCGAGTCAGCACAGCGAAATCACTCACATTTCCACGGGCAGAATAACTGGCCACCATGAAAGCCAGCAGATATGTGGACATGACGGGGGTCTCCTCGAAATGATCAACAAAACGATCCTGGCTAATATAGAGGAAAACAAATTACGCTTACAACTggaaaatttgtaaaataatttttcaaaattaaaatatgatagtccttaaaaaatatttagaaatagTCAAAAGGTCATTAAGATTTTTAAGAGGAAACAAAATTGTACACATTTGATCATTTGGAATAGCTAGCACTTCATTCAATTGTGAAATATAGCCAgataataatatatcaaaaagaTTATTAATGTTAATTTTCCCTCTGGGCTTTTTAGATTTTTCTGCACTTGTAtaaatttaatgttatatatGTAGATGATTACCTTGCCGCTGTGGTTTCCCTGAGCTTGGTGTTGCCAATTGACTGATACCCGTTGCGCCGGACAATCTGCAGCTGGAACTTGGCCTTCAAGGCGGGCTCATCGAAGCAGGGTAGGACCAAGCGGGCGTTGATGCGCTGCATCTGGGTGACGGCCAGCCACCTGGTCACATTGGTGACCTCCTCCACATAGCTGGCGGAGAAGAGCCctgccatgtccgtccgtatgtGTCCGGTGTACTTGAACCCGAGCGTGTAATTCTGGCCTGGCTGCACCGGCTGCGTCAGCGGAACTTTCACCTGCTGGGTGGCGGCCTCATAAATCAGCCGACTGATATCGATGGCCTCCACCTGGGCCCCCGCCGCATCGAGCAGCCAGCATTCAGATATATCGAGCGTGTCGGCGTGTAGAATGATTTGTGGCACCTCCAGTGGGCCGACCACCCGCAGAGTTATGCTCACCTCGCCATCGAAGAGAGTGGGCTCGGCTGGGTCTCTCAAAACGCCGATGGTCAGGTTATAGTATGACGGTACGACGCTACCGTCCAGCCGATAATCAGCACCATTTACGATGCAGATCAGTAGCAAGTATATTAGCCCCAAGACCCGAGATACCGAACTGCTCATGTTGACCGAAGCTTGGGAACtggacagtcggattccccctGTGAGATCGCCGAAATCACAATATCAAACAAAAGTTCCCCGCCAAACAGGTGTCGTTTAGATTAGATTGCGAGATgttcaacaacaaaaactcGAATAGTCGTCAAACTTCTCATACTGGAATATTCTTATCAATACGCGATCGGGTGCTCATTAATCTGCTAAATGATATgtcaattataatttttaatagcCCACCGACTGCCGTTTAATGACTTCAGGTCACAAAATGTATTACTAGTTTGATCTAAAAAGATTTGATTTATGTATTTCAAGTTTTTGAATtcatattgttttaaaataataaacttaaaaaataaataaataaggaaagACTTTAGTTTTCAGCGCTCATTTGTatgcaaatattattttttagcaTTATATAtcagtttttatttgttaaaataaaatatttataaacaaattaacatttaataaatatttttaaggac
This region of Drosophila subpulchrella strain 33 F10 #4 breed RU33 unplaced genomic scaffold, RU_Dsub_v1.1 Primary Assembly Seq354, whole genome shotgun sequence genomic DNA includes:
- the LOC119560034 gene encoding bursicon — encoded protein: MPFSCTQLLGKKVWMALALLGHNSRSLERRPLWPCPLAKSVYKSPPAASGAFHSTRRDTRSRADEMLRHLLRHENNKVFVLILLYCVLVSILKLCTAQADTSVAATDNDIPHLGDDCQVTPVIHVLQYPGCVPKPIPSFACVGRCASYIQVSGSKIWQMERSCMCCQESGEREAAVSLFCPKVKPGERKFKKVLTKAPLECMCRPCTSIEESGIIPQEIAGYSDEGPLNNHFRRIALQ
- the LOC119560032 gene encoding aminopeptidase N, encoding MSSSVSRVLGLIYLLLICIVNGADYRLDGSVVPSYYNLTIGVLRDPAEPTLFDGEVSITLRVVGPLEVPQIILHADTLDISECWLLDAAGAQVEAIDISRLIYEAATQQVKVPLTQPVQPGQNYTLGFKYTGHIRTDMAGLFSASYVEEVTNVTRWLAVTQMQRINARLVLPCFDEPALKAKFQLQIVRRNGYQSIGNTKLRETTAASQDRFVDHFEETPVMSTYLLAFMVASYSARGNVSDFAVLTRPEFYNHTEFSHQVGQRVIPAYGDLFRIPYAELGNEVLQYASSPRFPHNGMENWGLIIYSDEVLIQEAGYSDDWSDKEFAIRIIAHETSHMWFGDSVTFSWWSYFWLNEAFARYYEYFMAHQLYPEYHLDEQFVVRQMHLIFATDARNSTQPLTSLESDIQTPSEIAYKFSGIAYAKGACILRMWRNIMGEQNFDRAIQNYLKQYHLGNTIPNNLLYHLSENWPANQEVDVEQFFYDYTEQEGFPMLTVRLSPGHLFVTVQQDRFLLDYTDGSRGGLKYTVPLTYTTNLAPNFYNLTPSKYIHKNESFQFIHFDEPIEWFLLNLRQSNYQRVFYDYTLREGLRLALSASNHSGIPVENRAQLIDDLFNFAYVWYMEYEEVFQFLEYLSKEVDYVPWYAVYENLNRVAKRLTPEQLPSFRNYLSDITKSVFEKLGVEWSAQDTPLDVANRNKLVKWLCRYQVSGCRNKVNVKFVTSSEQPSPDYRETFYCAASSSDFNSYTTVWGRYYLETRPSERKLLWSAASCTTDYETHYYKMIISGPESVEQKKIGIARLYEQNPELVQPIFEMITANIVVLAYDFQSWADTAEVITDMAEYFTTRQQLKLFHEFYDGNHQLFGESAALVLLKSLKSVNENIVWAEGRLAGLVQYLERRNAGSVQGATYMLVLLLAVVASLLAWL